AACTTTATAAGATATTTTTGCAATTTTAAACACATTAAAATGCAAATTAGCTTTTATAAAATAGGGATGTGCAAAATTAATTAAAATAATCATAATCAAAAACCAAAATATGTATTACATACAATATATAGTAATCAACACTGACAATCAAACATAAAGGAAGTGGTAAGGGAAAAGAAAAGACAAAAAGAGGAGCTAAAAAAGGGCATAAATATCCTGTAGAAGTCAAATGTTAAAAAATGGCATGAAATAGATTCAATAAAAATTAGGCCGATTGCATCAAAGCAACAAGAGATCTAAACTCATCAAATTTACCCAGTTTAATAGCTACAATAGCGACAGTAAGCAAAGTAATATGGCCAAAAGTATTAAGGTTGCTGACAGAATTAATATTTCTAACATAAGCTTTTTCAAAATCTAGAGCTTTAAAGCGGGAATTATATCTTTCTGATTCAATCCTCAATTTATAGACAGCCTTAAAATATAGGGAGTCTCTATTAATAGAGGACCTATAATCAGAAGATATAATAGCATACTTAGTACAGCCTCTATGCTTTTTGCCATTAAAATATTTAGGATGCTGAATAGGGCAGGCAGAGTCATCTTTAGAATTACAGAACTTGCAAACAAATTTTTGCTTAATAAAACCATCAAAATATTGCTTGCCATCTTTGAGCATTTTAATACCTGCTTCACAAACCATATAACCATCATCAGTCAGTGGGGGATTTTTAGAATTACGCTTGTTAAGAGGAATAAAACAATGACCATGGAGAGTATCTCTAACAAAATTATAAACTCTCTTAACATCATACCCCTTATCGGCAATAAAATTAACATACTTAAGGTTAAACCACTTATTAGTCTTCTCAAGCAAAGATAAAGCGGCTTCAAAATCAGGGGCATCAGCGGGGGTAGTAGTTTCAGCGATGGGTAAACCAGAGATAGCATCAACAATAATGTGATTTTTATAGCCCCAATAAAACTTATAGCGTTTATTAGAAGAATCGTTAGAAGCAGAATAAACGCCTAATTTACAATCCTTATCTGACTTAGGCTGATTATCTTTAGAGAATTTATTTTTAGAAAAAGACTTAGGGTTATTTAACTTAGTGTTAGCTTTAATAGGGGTAGAATCCATGGAAATAAACTCACCGGAGATAATACCCATATTTTTGAGGATATTGACC
The sequence above is a segment of the Thermoanaerobacter ethanolicus JW 200 genome. Coding sequences within it:
- a CDS encoding transposase — its product is MYQLQLLLNIPELFTSQSKIDFYSSMFENLDLSSIPEFPSSSPGRKGYSHHALFRAFIVMKAERFGTISDLLDYLRNNLIIAHLCGFDISKPLPSYWTFRRFINDFSHDYLTSIFQNQVNILKNMGIISGEFISMDSTPIKANTKLNNPKSFSKNKFSKDNQPKSDKDCKLGVYSASNDSSNKRYKFYWGYKNHIIVDAISGLPIAETTTPADAPDFEAALSLLEKTNKWFNLKYVNFIADKGYDVKRVYNFVRDTLHGHCFIPLNKRNSKNPPLTDDGYMVCEAGIKMLKDGKQYFDGFIKQKFVCKFCNSKDDSACPIQHPKYFNGKKHRGCTKYAIISSDYRSSINRDSLYFKAVYKLRIESERYNSRFKALDFEKAYVRNINSVSNLNTFGHITLLTVAIVAIKLGKFDEFRSLVALMQSA